The genomic stretch GTGTAGTAGATAAAGAAAACAGGTGTTTACTTTTAAAGAAAACAGAACCTTTTTCAAACTCTTACGCCTCACAAAAGCTGCTATTTCCTTCACGTGCATTTACCAAAACATTCTAAAGCCATTTTACCTtccgcaccacctcctcctcctcctggcgcTTTTCATAATGAGAAAAGTCATCAAAGATAGAGGTTGTGTGCTTGTATGTAGCGATAATTTTAAGCACTTGTTTTGCTTTTTCTAAGGGCACCTCCTGAGTGTCGCGGGAGTTTGTAACTGGTTTGTTGTCATTGTTTTCCAGCCTGATGTGTCGGAGCTGGTTGTTGGGTACGTCCTTCACAAAGATCCACTTGACGTCAAATTTCCCCTTCCATTTGTCCTGAGACCAGACACCAGCACTGGTGCCATAGTCCACTGGTGACTTCATTTCTGCCACTCCACAGAAGTGTCCGCTGCCGTTGACACTGAAGAGTAGGTAGACTGGGCCTTTGCTATTCATGGAGCGAAAAGCACTGTCTAAACGCTTGTTGCCATGCTCTGTGCTACACCAAATGGAATACTTGATAGAACGATGAATATCGTCCTCAGAGTAGCTCTTTATTATGAAGACACGTCCATTTTTAAGGTTCCACTCAAAATCCTTAGGGTTGTAACTGTGAGCAGCCTTCAGTTTTTCAAGGACAGGATGAGATTCACCACCTGGGATAGAATTTGCTGGGGTACTGCCTGGCGAGCTGCTCTCATTACCAGCTCCTCCACTTTGGCCAAAAGCTGCGTTCCTGTTACGAGGTGCCACCCACCGGttttgaggtggtggtggttgagGGTTCTGGTATGGCAGCTGAGTCAGTGGAGGTGGCTGAGCAGGAATAGGCTGAATAATTTGCGGCTGTGGGACTGACTGAGGAGAAGGGATCTGCTGGGGAGTTGGAACTTTGGTCACAGGACCCTTATTGTCCCAAGTGCCTATGTCCATGTTATGTTTAATAGGTGGTGGAGGTAAAGCCCCTCCTATTACAGGCCCACTTTTTGCTTTCATCTTGGGCTGAGGTTTTGCTGGTTTGCTAGCAATAGCAGCCCATGAAGTTGGCTTGGATACTGGCAAGTTTATACCCGATCCACCATTGCCAGATAAAGCACCCGTCATTCCGGCACTGTTCACTACAGAACCTACTGCTTTCACAGCAGAAGTTGTAACATCCCCACCAATCTTCAGTCCAACCATTCCCTGTTCAATGCTATTCATTCCAGGAGCTTTATTTAAAGTATCATTATGAAATCCGGTCTGCCCATCCACAATAGTACCACCTAGGGAACTGGGTGGGTAGCTGTAACTGCTTCCATAAGCTGAATTTTGAGTCTGCTGACCTTGGGACCCACTTGTTCCCCAAGCTGAAAAGGGGGGATTTTCAGGGAAAAAATTAAATCTGTGTGGGTAAATGTTGTTCCCCAGTCCACCAGGTTGTCCAAAAACAGCATCATGCATGAAATGATGATCTCCATTACTGAGCTGTCCATAGGTAGTCAGGTATGGGATAGGAGGGTCTCCTCCAGTTGACCATGGTGCTTCACTGAGAGAGTAAGGAAAGCCGATAGAAGGTGGGTAATAACTGGACAGGTAGGGATCTGTCATTGATGGATAGCTGTTATTCTGTTAAAGATAAGAAAATTCATTTCAGTTTCATATATTCACAGATGTGTTATTTAAACAAGAAGAGATACTTTATGAAAAGTTTAACTACTCAACACTTTAGGACAACACAGAGCTTGATAACACCATATgccttaaatttttaaaaacctgcatTGCTTCTCAACTGTTTCAGTCTCTCAAATGATGACTGATAAGCAGGCTTATTTTCTAATGGGATTAAACTGTTTCATGGGTTAAACTCATGAGTGTCACATAGCCTTCTGCACTTTCAGTGGGCTTATTCCATTTAAAAGTTTCTCTAGCTTTTAGTAACCAGAGAATTCTATCTAAATGAGTTTCACAAAATGCTACTGTTACAATGCTATAATTACTTATCCTTCACAATTCCTCAACACTGTATCATTACTTTGCAAAATCTCAATAAAATCAAATATGACATTCTCCAAGTGAAAAATGTGTTGCTTTGAAACCACATTCACTGCATACAccgtcacaaaaacccttgaaatAAATCTTAATCCAAAAATAAACTACTGACAATGTTTCCATTTACACTGTTTGTCTAGGCAGGCAGCACAAGGTCTTGTATTTGACTGTTCGCTCTCAGATTCAATGTCTGAGAATTGTCGCATCTTCTGCCATAACCTTATCAACATTTGGCCCTTTTAAACCATTCCACTGCTTTGGTCTGTGCTCTGATTATTTCCCATGTTGATTAATGTAATACTCCTCTCATCAACACTTCCTCATTCAACTTGGTTCACTTCTTCACTCTAAATTCTGTCACCATCATCATTTTATTGATGCTTTGGATGGCTCATTGATGGATCGCTCTGCATCCACCTTCCctgctgcaagaggcttgggtaagtgcacccaagcccctgcagccccctgagcttccccccacacccgctgcctcctccccctgcccctgcaaagacttactggctctcaaactctcccagagagtttgagaaccactggagtagggcctttcttatgttcttactctttAAGGTCCCATGCAATTTCCTGTTCTGGTACTTCCATTCTTAAAAACTCTCCCCCTCTTTAGGCTTCCTTTGCCACAGGCCTTGAAAGTTTTCCATATCATGTCTACAGTGCCACCTCCATTTCCCATCTGTTTTTAAAGACTATATTTTTCTGTCTAGcctttccacatttccttttctccCCAGACTACCTGACCTGCCCTTAAGTTACTTAATTGAAAAATACTTTTACCCTCAAACTTTCCCTGCGTTTCCTGGTCTAGATTATGAGCACCATTCAGATTGCAAGTCACATTTACACACTGCCAAGACTTCTGGCACTTCAAATTAATAATGtatgtatgctttatttctgtaTTGAGAAAAAGTAAATTGAGACCAGATATTGAAAATACCTTCAAACGTTCACATTTCAGCATTTTTACAGGTCAGTTTTCCTGAAAAAATGTACGCTCCATTAGAGGGTGTGCACAGGTCTTTCCTGATTTAGATCATATTAGCCAGTGCTTAGAAATAGATGTATTTTATGCAGTGCTACCAGATACAGAAAAAGCAGCAAGTCTCCGTAATTAACATGATTCCACCTGCCAGGAGGCATGTTTTAGTGCTCAAATCTTCACTCTGAGATACATTTTGCCACACTGCAAATTTATAGC from Tiliqua scincoides isolate rTilSci1 chromosome 4, rTilSci1.hap2, whole genome shotgun sequence encodes the following:
- the YTHDF1 gene encoding YTH domain-containing family protein 1 isoform X1 → MSATSVDPQRPKGQDNKVQNGSLHQKDTVHDNDFEPYLSGQSNQNNSYPSMTDPYLSSYYPPSIGFPYSLSEAPWSTGGDPPIPYLTTYGQLSNGDHHFMHDAVFGQPGGLGNNIYPHRFNFFPENPPFSAWGTSGSQGQQTQNSAYGSSYSYPPSSLGGTIVDGQTGFHNDTLNKAPGMNSIEQGMVGLKIGGDVTTSAVKAVGSVVNSAGMTGALSGNGGSGINLPVSKPTSWAAIASKPAKPQPKMKAKSGPVIGGALPPPPIKHNMDIGTWDNKGPVTKVPTPQQIPSPQSVPQPQIIQPIPAQPPPLTQLPYQNPQPPPPQNRWVAPRNRNAAFGQSGGAGNESSSPGSTPANSIPGGESHPVLEKLKAAHSYNPKDFEWNLKNGRVFIIKSYSEDDIHRSIKYSIWCSTEHGNKRLDSAFRSMNSKGPVYLLFSVNGSGHFCGVAEMKSPVDYGTSAGVWSQDKWKGKFDVKWIFVKDVPNNQLRHIRLENNDNKPVTNSRDTQEVPLEKAKQVLKIIATYKHTTSIFDDFSHYEKRQEEEEVVRKERQNRNKQ
- the YTHDF1 gene encoding YTH domain-containing family protein 1 isoform X2 is translated as MTDPYLSSYYPPSIGFPYSLSEAPWSTGGDPPIPYLTTYGQLSNGDHHFMHDAVFGQPGGLGNNIYPHRFNFFPENPPFSAWGTSGSQGQQTQNSAYGSSYSYPPSSLGGTIVDGQTGFHNDTLNKAPGMNSIEQGMVGLKIGGDVTTSAVKAVGSVVNSAGMTGALSGNGGSGINLPVSKPTSWAAIASKPAKPQPKMKAKSGPVIGGALPPPPIKHNMDIGTWDNKGPVTKVPTPQQIPSPQSVPQPQIIQPIPAQPPPLTQLPYQNPQPPPPQNRWVAPRNRNAAFGQSGGAGNESSSPGSTPANSIPGGESHPVLEKLKAAHSYNPKDFEWNLKNGRVFIIKSYSEDDIHRSIKYSIWCSTEHGNKRLDSAFRSMNSKGPVYLLFSVNGSGHFCGVAEMKSPVDYGTSAGVWSQDKWKGKFDVKWIFVKDVPNNQLRHIRLENNDNKPVTNSRDTQEVPLEKAKQVLKIIATYKHTTSIFDDFSHYEKRQEEEEVVRKERQNRNKQ